From Nicotiana tabacum cultivar K326 chromosome 15, ASM71507v2, whole genome shotgun sequence, the proteins below share one genomic window:
- the LOC107777282 gene encoding pectinesterase, with the protein MTFKEFLAGITDSGKHTNSFPMLKRPKLFLSLIASILLIAAVIGVVVGVNSRKNSSNQAQIEAISLATHTIVKSSCSITLHQELCYSTIANNIPNSSKKVTNQKDVIELSLNITTKAVQRNYYAIDKLVKTRKGLTEREKIALHDCLETIDETIDELHTAVEDLEKYPNAKSLRQHADDLKTLISAAITNQETCLDGFSHDEADKKVRKILLKGQVYVEKLCSNALAMIKNMTDTDIQNEMKLVASGKVKRKLNEESSGTWPEWLSTGDRRLLQSPSVTADVVVAADGSGDYKTVAEAVANAPEKSSKRYVIRIKAGVYKENVEVSKKKKNIMFMGDGRENTIITGSRNVKDGSTTFHSATVAAVREGFLARDITFENTAGHEKHQAVALRVGADLSAFYKCDMLGYQDTLYVHSNRQFFVQCFISGTVDFIFGNAAAVLQDCDIHARRPGPGQKNMVTAQGRKDPNQNTGIVIQKSRIGATSDLKSVQKNFPTYLGRPWKEYSRTVIMQCSIADVISPTGWHEWNGDFALDTLFYGEYENTGAGAGTSGRVKWKGFKVITSATEAQDYTPNKFIAGNSWLSSTGFPFALGL; encoded by the exons ATGACTTTCAAAGAATTCTTAGCCGGAATAACAGATTCTGGCAAACACACAAATTCTTTTCCAATGTTAAAAAGACCAAAACTCTTTTTATCCCTCATTGCCTCTATCCTACTAATTGCTGCAGTCATTGGAGTCGTTGTTGGAGTAAACTCACGAAAAAATAGCTCAAATCAAGCCCAAATCGAGGCCATTTCATTGGCAACTCATACCATAGTAAAATCCTCATGTAGCATCACTTTACACCAAGAACTATGCTACTCTACAATTGCAAATAATATCCCAAACTCCTCCAAAAAAGTCACAAACCAAAAGGATGTCATTGAATTGTCCTTGAATATTACAACTAAGGCCGTTCAACGCAACTACTACGCCATAGACAAGCTAGTAAAAACACGAAAGGGTTTAACAGAACGCGAAAAAATCGCGTTACACGATTGTTTAGAGACGATAGACGAGACTATTGATGAGCTTCACACAGCcgttgaagatttggaaaaaTATCCTAATGCTAAGTCGTTGAGACAACATGCAGAtgatttgaaaactttaattAGTGCTGCTATTACTAATCAAGAGACTTGTCTTGACGGGTTTTCACATGATGAAGCTGATAAAAAAGTTCGTAAGATTTTGCTCAAAGGGCAAGTGTATGTGGAGAAATTGTGCAGTAATGCTTTAGCCATGATTAAGAACATGACTGATACAGATATTCAGAATGAGATGAAGTTAGTTGCTTCAG GTAAAGTGAAGAGAAAACTCAATGAGGAAAGCAGTGGAACATGGCCGGAGTGGTTGTCTACCGGAGATAGAAGACTGCTGCAATCACCGTCAGTGACGGCGGATGTGGTGGTAGCGGCAGATGGAAGCGGAGACTACAAGACGGTGGCTGAAGCAGTAGCTAACGCACCTGAAAAGAGTAGCAAGAGATATGTGATAAGAATAAAAGCAGGTGTTTACAAAGAAAATGTGGAGGtgtcaaagaagaagaagaacataaTGTTTATGGGAGATGGTAGAGAGAATACTATTATTACTGGAAGCAGGAATGTCAAAGATGGTAGCACTACTTTCCATTCTGCCACTGTTG CCGCAGTGAGAGAAGGGTTCTTAGCCAGAGACATAACATTCGAAAACACAGCAGGGCACGAAAAGCACCAAGCAGTTGCACTTCGCGTAGGTGCCGATTTATCCGCCTTCTACAAATGTGACATGTTAGGCTACCAAGACACTCTCTACGTCCACTCCAATCGTCAATTCTTCGTCCAATGTTTCATTTCAGGCACAGTCGATTTCATCTTTGGCAATGCCGCAGCCGTACTCCAGGACTGCGACATCCACGCCAGACGTCCAGGGCCGGGCCAGAAGAACATGGTCACGGCCCAAGGGCGTAAGGATCCCAACCAAAACACTGGGATCGTGATTCAGAAATCTAGAATTGGCGCTACTTCAGACTTGAAATCAGTTCAGAAAAATTTTCCTACGTATTTAGGACGGCCGTGGAAGGAATATTCTAGGACTGTGATCATGCAATGTTCGATCGCGGATGTGATTAGTCCGACAGGATGGCACGAGTGGAATGGGGATTTTGCACTTGATACGTTGTTTTATGGGGAATATGAGAATACAGGTGCCGGAGCTGGGACATCGGGGAGAGTGAAATGGAAAGGTTTTAAAGTTATTACTAGTGCAACTGAGGCTCAAGATTATACTCCTAACAAGTTTATTGCTGGAAATAGTTGGTTGAGCTCCACTGGTTTTCCTTTTGCTCTTGGTCTTTAA